The proteins below come from a single Chryseobacterium capnotolerans genomic window:
- a CDS encoding helix-turn-helix domain-containing protein: MEKKENSLVKISSISELHSLLQLPGPLHPLVSLIDNEKMSIKEDWAGRSFMFNFYKISYKYSTNGKMGYGQGYYDFNEGGMMFTAPGQILSPEENSEYCGYTLLIHPDFIRNYPLAQNIKKLGFFSYDTNEALHLSDQEKTIMQGLLNSIKNELNTAIDEVSQDVIISYTEVLLNYSNRFYKRQFITRKTVNNDLLTTMEKVLENYFNDQKTLTAGLPTVDFLASELNLSPHYLSDMLRNLTGQNAQQHIHEKLIEKAKEYLTATNFSVSEVAYALGFEHPQSFNKLFKKKTDQTPLGYRQLFN; encoded by the coding sequence ATGGAAAAGAAAGAAAATTCTTTAGTAAAAATTTCCTCAATATCGGAGCTGCACAGTTTGTTGCAGCTTCCGGGGCCTCTTCATCCGCTGGTAAGTCTCATAGATAATGAAAAAATGAGCATTAAAGAGGATTGGGCAGGAAGAAGTTTTATGTTCAATTTCTATAAAATTTCTTATAAATATTCTACAAACGGGAAAATGGGATATGGACAAGGATATTATGATTTTAATGAAGGCGGCATGATGTTTACCGCTCCCGGGCAGATACTTTCTCCTGAAGAGAATTCAGAATATTGCGGCTATACACTGTTGATACACCCAGATTTTATCAGAAATTATCCTTTGGCCCAAAATATAAAAAAACTGGGGTTCTTTTCTTATGATACAAATGAGGCTCTTCATTTGTCTGATCAGGAAAAGACGATCATGCAAGGGCTTTTGAACAGTATTAAAAATGAATTGAATACTGCTATTGATGAAGTAAGTCAGGATGTGATAATTTCCTATACTGAAGTTCTCCTCAATTACAGCAATCGTTTTTATAAAAGACAGTTCATCACAAGAAAGACGGTAAATAATGATCTGTTGACTACCATGGAAAAAGTGCTGGAAAACTATTTTAATGATCAGAAAACATTGACAGCCGGACTTCCTACAGTAGACTTCCTGGCTTCAGAGCTTAATCTGTCACCTCATTACCTCAGTGATATGTTGAGAAATCTCACAGGCCAGAATGCGCAGCAGCATATTCATGAGAAGCTGATTGAAAAAGCAAAAGAATATCTTACAGCCACTAATTTCTCTGTATCGGAAGTTGCTTATGCGCTAGGATTTGAGCATCCACAATCTTTTAATAAATTATTTAAAAAGAAAACAGATCAAACCCCTTTAGGTTACAGACAGTTATTTAATTAG
- a CDS encoding SDR family oxidoreductase: MKTIFITGASTGLGKATAQLFQQKGWKVIATMRNPEAASDLTALDNVTVLPLDVTNPEQIRAVVNQSLELGDVDVVFNNAGYGLLGPLEALNDDQIVRQLNTNLLGTIRVTQAFTPYFREKKKGMFISTTSIGGLMAFPLNSIYHATKWALEGWSESMAFELNKFGIDIKTVSPGGIKTDFVSRSLDSASSPAYEEMINSLYSAMEGMMEAASTPEQIAEVVYEAATDNKKQLRYVAGEDAKALYEERQKLGAEVFREQLGSRFI; the protein is encoded by the coding sequence ATGAAAACAATTTTTATAACAGGTGCTTCTACAGGGTTAGGTAAAGCAACTGCACAATTATTTCAACAGAAAGGATGGAAGGTAATTGCTACCATGAGAAATCCTGAAGCGGCTTCTGATCTTACTGCTTTGGATAACGTAACAGTGCTTCCATTGGATGTAACGAATCCTGAACAAATACGGGCTGTTGTCAATCAATCATTGGAATTGGGGGATGTAGATGTGGTTTTTAACAATGCAGGGTATGGACTTTTAGGACCTTTGGAAGCTTTGAATGATGATCAGATTGTGAGACAACTGAATACAAATTTATTGGGTACTATTCGGGTTACTCAGGCATTCACTCCTTATTTTAGAGAGAAAAAGAAAGGAATGTTTATTTCTACAACATCTATTGGCGGATTAATGGCTTTTCCTCTGAATTCAATTTATCATGCTACAAAATGGGCGTTAGAGGGATGGAGCGAAAGTATGGCTTTTGAATTGAATAAGTTCGGAATAGATATTAAAACAGTTTCTCCCGGAGGCATAAAAACGGATTTTGTAAGCCGTTCTCTGGATTCTGCATCAAGTCCTGCTTACGAAGAGATGATTAATTCTTTGTATTCTGCTATGGAAGGAATGATGGAAGCTGCTTCTACGCCGGAACAAATTGCTGAAGTAGTTTATGAAGCCGCTACAGATAACAAAAAACAATTAAGATATGTAGCAGGTGAGGATGCAAAAGCTTTATATGAAGAACGTCAGAAATTAGGAGCTGAAGTATTTAGAGAACAATTAGGTAGTCGGTTTATTTAA
- a CDS encoding DEAD/DEAH box helicase, with the protein MKQLHRTIRNKSKFVQLDDGSLGILPEEWMDKIAAYFQVGEIDEELLRIPKINFTEVSSLFEKEVLSTEVQNEITTYSTQFAAHKNIPQVNIPAELKAELRDYQHEGLNWLNFLDGFNFGGCLADDMGLGKTLQIIAFILSQRENRGHTTNLVVVPTSLLFNWQEEISKFAPSIKVLVHYGPDRQKVTTHFSDYEVVLTTYGMLLSDIRFLKTFNFNYIFLDESQTIKNPNSERYKAARLLQARNRIVLTGTPVENSTFDLYSQLSFACPGLLGSKQSFKDIYAIPIDKFEYNKRAMELQQKIKPFILRRTKKQVAKELPEKTETVIYCEMNAEQRRIYDAYEKELREFIAANDDDDLNKNSMHVLTGLTRLRQICNSPVLIKEGYSGEHAVKIEILMEQILGKSKDHKILVFSQFVGMLDLLKPELESHGIPFEYLTGQTKERGKKVANFQENEDIRVFLISLKAGGIGLNLTQADYIYLIDPWWNPAAENQAIDRSYRIGQTKNVIAVRMICSNTVEEKILTLQKKKTLLAQNLLKTEGTKFKGLSKHDLLDILEQK; encoded by the coding sequence TTGAAACAGCTTCACAGAACCATTCGCAATAAAAGTAAATTCGTTCAGCTGGATGACGGCAGCCTGGGCATTCTCCCTGAAGAATGGATGGACAAAATTGCGGCTTATTTTCAAGTTGGCGAAATTGATGAAGAATTATTAAGAATTCCGAAAATCAACTTTACTGAAGTCTCTTCTCTTTTTGAAAAAGAAGTATTGAGTACAGAGGTTCAGAATGAGATCACCACATATTCCACTCAGTTTGCAGCCCATAAAAATATTCCTCAGGTCAATATTCCGGCTGAATTAAAGGCTGAATTAAGAGATTATCAGCACGAGGGATTAAATTGGCTTAATTTTCTGGATGGGTTCAACTTCGGCGGATGCCTTGCTGATGATATGGGACTGGGAAAAACACTTCAGATCATTGCATTTATTCTTTCTCAAAGGGAAAACCGAGGGCACACTACAAATCTTGTAGTCGTTCCTACTTCTCTTCTTTTCAACTGGCAGGAAGAAATCAGCAAGTTTGCCCCTTCCATAAAGGTTTTAGTACATTATGGCCCGGATCGGCAGAAAGTGACTACTCACTTTTCTGATTACGAAGTGGTGCTGACCACCTACGGAATGCTGCTTTCTGATATCCGCTTCCTGAAGACCTTTAATTTCAATTATATTTTCCTTGATGAATCTCAGACCATCAAGAACCCTAATTCTGAAAGATATAAAGCAGCAAGGCTTCTCCAGGCCAGAAACAGAATTGTTTTAACGGGTACTCCTGTTGAAAACAGTACTTTTGATCTTTACAGCCAGCTTTCTTTTGCATGCCCCGGCTTATTGGGCAGTAAACAGTCTTTCAAAGATATTTATGCTATTCCTATTGATAAGTTTGAGTACAATAAACGGGCTATGGAACTTCAGCAGAAGATAAAACCATTTATCCTTCGCAGAACGAAGAAACAAGTAGCCAAAGAACTTCCGGAGAAAACAGAAACGGTTATTTATTGTGAAATGAATGCTGAACAGCGCAGGATCTATGATGCTTATGAAAAAGAGCTTCGTGAATTCATTGCGGCCAATGATGACGATGACCTTAATAAAAACAGTATGCACGTTCTTACCGGGCTTACAAGACTCAGACAAATCTGTAATTCTCCTGTATTGATTAAAGAAGGCTATTCCGGAGAACATGCAGTAAAAATTGAGATTCTGATGGAGCAGATTCTTGGAAAATCAAAAGACCATAAAATCCTTGTATTCTCACAATTTGTTGGAATGCTGGATCTATTGAAGCCTGAACTGGAGAGTCATGGAATTCCTTTTGAATATCTCACCGGACAAACGAAGGAAAGAGGTAAAAAAGTAGCCAATTTTCAGGAAAATGAAGACATTCGTGTATTTTTAATAAGTTTAAAAGCTGGTGGTATAGGCCTTAATCTTACCCAGGCCGATTATATTTATTTGATTGACCCATGGTGGAACCCTGCTGCTGAAAACCAAGCAATTGACCGAAGTTACCGTATCGGACAAACTAAAAATGTGATTGCCGTGCGTATGATCTGCTCCAATACGGTGGAAGAGAAAATCCTTACTCTACAGAAAAAGAAAACATTATTGGCTCAAAACCTTCTTAAAACAGAAGGAACAAAGTTCAAGGGGCTTTCAAAGCATGACCTTCTGGATATTTTAGAGCAGAAATAA